A single Caretta caretta isolate rCarCar2 chromosome 2, rCarCar1.hap1, whole genome shotgun sequence DNA region contains:
- the MAFA gene encoding transcription factor MafA, whose protein sequence is MASELAMSGELPTSPLAIEYVNDFDLMKFEVKKEPPEAERFCHRLPPGSLSSTPLSTPCSSVPSSPSFCAPSPGGPAGPGAAPHPGSAGKAPLEDLYWMAGYQPPLNPEALNLTPEDAVEALIGSPHPLHGYEGFRGPGFPGEEAAPAGHHHAGPPHHHHHHHHHAGPPHHHHHHHAGPPHHLLRLEERFSDEQLVSMSVRELNRQLRGFSKEEVIRLKQKRRTLKNRGYAQSCRYKRVQQRHILENEKSQLQGQVEQLKQEVSRLAKERDLYKEKYEKLAGRGFPREPPPQAPPKASAEFFM, encoded by the coding sequence ATGGCCTCCGAGCTGGCCATGAGCGGCGAGCTGCCCACCAGCCCGCTGGCCATCGAGTACGTCAACGACTTCGACCTGATGAAGTTCGAGGTGAAGAAGGAGCCGCCCGAGGCCGAGCGCTTCTGCCACCGCCTCCCCCCGGGctcgctctcctccacccccctcagCACCCCTTGCTCCTCGGTGCCGTCCTCGCCCAGCTTCTGCGCGCCCAGCCCCGGCGGCCCGGCGGGCCCCGGCGCCGCGCCGCACCCGGGCAGCGCCGGCAAGGCGCCGCTGGAGGATCTCTACTGGATGGCGGGCTACCAGCCCCCGCTCAACCCGGAGGCGCTGAACCTCACCCCGGAGGACGCggtggaggcgctgatcggcagcCCGCACCCGCTGCACGGCTACGAGGGCTTCCGCGGCCCGGGCTTCCCCGGCGAGGAGGCGGCCCCGGCCGGGCACCACCACGCGGGCCccccgcaccaccaccaccaccaccaccaccacgcgggccccccgcaccaccaccaccaccaccacgcggGCCCCCCGCACCACCTCCTGCGGCTGGAGGAGCGCTTCTCGGACGAGCAGCTGGTCAGCATGTCGGTGCGGGAGCTGAACCGCCAGCTGCGGGGCTTCAGCAAGGAGGAGGTGATCCGCCTCAAGCAGAAGCGGCGCACGCTGAAGAACCGGGGCTACGCCCAGTCCTGCCGCTACAAGCGGGTCCAGCAGCGGCACATCCTGGAGAACGAGAAGtcccagctgcagggccaggTGGAGCAGCTCAAGCAGGAGGTCTCCCGGCTGGCCAAGGAGCGGGACCTGTACAAAGAGAAGTACGAGAAGCTGGCCGGCCGCGGCTTCCCCCGGGAGCCGCCCCCGCAGGCTCCCCCCAAAGCCTCGGCCGAGTTCTTCATGTGA